Proteins encoded by one window of uncultured Draconibacterium sp.:
- the dapF gene encoding diaminopimelate epimerase — protein sequence MQNFFVKSHGLGNDYIVLSQEDITFELTEKAIIRICDVHFGIGSDGILLKVPSENADFGLRILNPDGSEAEKSGNGLRIFAKYLYDHGFTSAKSFSIETPGGLVHAEIVEEKNDKAFMIKVDMGKAIFEAQKIPVNLEKEECIDEALPLHDKTFQINCVSVGNPHCVVLVDELYEEEIKTYGSDIENHPMFPNRINVQFAKVISRNEVEIMIWERGAGWTLASGSSSCAVACTVLKRGLTDRNLTIKMPGGELAIEIDEDWEIRMTGEVREIGSGTLGAELIQDLEL from the coding sequence ATGCAAAACTTCTTTGTAAAATCACACGGCTTGGGCAACGATTATATCGTTTTAAGCCAGGAAGACATAACTTTTGAATTAACAGAAAAAGCTATAATCCGAATCTGCGATGTGCATTTTGGAATCGGTTCCGATGGTATTCTTTTAAAAGTGCCAAGCGAAAATGCAGACTTTGGTTTGCGTATTCTAAATCCGGATGGTTCGGAAGCAGAAAAAAGTGGCAATGGACTGCGTATTTTTGCCAAGTATTTGTACGACCATGGTTTTACTTCAGCAAAAAGCTTTAGTATTGAAACTCCGGGCGGACTCGTTCATGCTGAAATTGTGGAGGAGAAAAACGACAAGGCTTTTATGATAAAAGTGGATATGGGCAAAGCGATTTTCGAGGCCCAAAAAATTCCTGTAAATCTTGAAAAAGAAGAATGTATTGACGAGGCGTTGCCCTTACATGATAAAACGTTTCAGATTAATTGTGTTTCGGTTGGAAATCCGCATTGTGTAGTTTTAGTAGACGAATTGTACGAGGAAGAAATAAAAACTTACGGCTCGGATATTGAGAATCATCCGATGTTTCCGAACCGCATAAATGTACAGTTTGCCAAGGTAATTTCGCGAAACGAGGTTGAGATAATGATTTGGGAACGCGGTGCCGGCTGGACATTGGCGTCGGGAAGCTCGTCGTGCGCAGTTGCTTGCACCGTACTAAAAAGAGGCTTAACGGACCGAAATCTCACCATAAAAATGCCTGGCGGAGAGTTAGCCATCGAAATTGATGAGGATTGGGAAATTCGGATGACCGGCGAGGTGCGCGAAATTGGATCGGGAACTTTAGGTGCAGAGTTAATCCAGGATTTAGAACTATGA
- a CDS encoding LL-diaminopimelate aminotransferase — translation MALINENYLKLQAGYLFPEIGRRVSEFIEANPDKKVIKMGIGDVTQPLVPSVVKAFHEGVDEMAKGETFKGYGPEQGYAFLREAIAKNSYQEKGIDISADEIFVSDGSKCDTGNIQEIFGNDNKIAICDPVYPVYADTTVMSGKTGACQPNGYYEGIIYMPCTKENHFIPELPTETPDLIFLCYPNNPTGTVASKEELKKWVDYAIEKNAIILYDAAYEAFITEDGIPRSIYEIEGAKKVAIEFRSFSKTAGFTGTRCAITVIPNELVAYDSEGKTHQVKTLWNRRQSTKFNGVSYPVQKAAAAIYTEEGKKEVEEVIAYYLENAKIMRESLAEIGYEVYGGVNAPYVWVKTKNNMTSWDFFDKVLNEANLVGTPGSGFGPAGEGYFRFSAFADRENVLEAMERVKNLQ, via the coding sequence ATGGCACTTATCAATGAAAATTACCTGAAACTACAGGCGGGTTACCTTTTCCCGGAAATTGGGCGCAGAGTTAGCGAATTTATTGAAGCTAATCCCGATAAAAAAGTGATAAAAATGGGTATTGGCGATGTTACTCAACCGTTGGTTCCAAGCGTGGTAAAAGCTTTTCACGAAGGCGTTGACGAAATGGCGAAAGGCGAAACTTTTAAAGGTTACGGACCTGAGCAGGGTTATGCTTTCTTGCGCGAAGCTATTGCAAAAAACTCGTATCAAGAAAAAGGTATCGACATTTCGGCAGATGAAATTTTTGTTTCTGACGGTTCGAAATGCGACACCGGAAACATTCAGGAGATTTTTGGCAACGACAATAAAATTGCGATTTGCGATCCGGTTTACCCGGTTTATGCCGACACCACTGTAATGAGCGGAAAAACCGGTGCTTGCCAACCGAATGGTTACTACGAAGGAATTATTTACATGCCGTGTACCAAAGAAAACCATTTTATTCCGGAACTACCTACTGAAACTCCGGATTTGATTTTCCTTTGCTACCCGAACAATCCAACCGGAACTGTGGCATCAAAAGAGGAATTGAAAAAATGGGTTGATTATGCTATCGAAAAAAATGCCATCATTCTTTACGATGCGGCTTACGAAGCTTTTATTACAGAAGATGGAATTCCCCGTTCGATCTACGAAATTGAAGGCGCAAAAAAGGTGGCCATCGAATTCCGCAGTTTCTCTAAAACAGCAGGTTTTACAGGAACACGTTGTGCAATTACCGTTATTCCAAACGAATTGGTAGCATACGATTCAGAAGGCAAGACTCACCAGGTAAAAACATTATGGAACCGCCGTCAATCAACAAAATTCAACGGTGTATCTTACCCGGTTCAAAAAGCAGCTGCAGCCATTTACACCGAAGAAGGTAAAAAAGAGGTGGAAGAAGTAATTGCTTACTACCTGGAGAATGCAAAGATTATGCGCGAAAGTCTGGCCGAAATTGGTTACGAAGTTTACGGTGGAGTTAATGCTCCTTATGTGTGGGTTAAAACCAAAAACAATATGACATCGTGGGACTTTTTCGATAAAGTATTAAACGAAGCCAACCTTGTTGGAACTCCGGGATCGGGCTTTGGTCCGGCCGGTGAAGGTTACTTCCGCTTTTCAGCATTTGCCGACAGAGAAAATGTACTGGAAGCAATGGAACGCGTTAAAAACTTACAATAA
- a CDS encoding polysaccharide deacetylase family protein: MRTLLILIFSVFVFSSNAQFKWPKGSKAAVVFTYDDGLDCHLDVAVPQLNKYGLRGTFFCTGNSPSLYNRTDEWRAITKQGHELGNHTLFHPCDGTGQDWVKPEYDLRTYTPEQIVAELKTANTLLKAIDGKTERTFGYTCSNYVAGGVDFTDLVKNIFMAARCDGPIPETMDGYEIWKTPSYMSADPDIKDLISLVEKAKNMGTIVVFMFHSVGGGYLNTAADVHEQLLQYVSDNRDDLYSDSFINVMKYIKENR, translated from the coding sequence ATGAGAACACTTTTGATCCTTATTTTTTCGGTTTTTGTTTTTAGTTCAAACGCACAATTTAAATGGCCCAAGGGCTCAAAGGCAGCAGTTGTTTTTACCTACGACGATGGGTTGGATTGCCATTTAGATGTTGCCGTTCCGCAGCTAAACAAGTACGGTTTGAGAGGAACGTTTTTCTGCACCGGCAATTCACCAAGTTTATATAACCGAACTGATGAGTGGCGTGCCATTACAAAGCAAGGACACGAGTTGGGAAACCATACTTTGTTTCACCCGTGCGACGGAACCGGGCAGGACTGGGTAAAACCGGAGTACGATCTGAGAACTTATACTCCGGAACAAATTGTTGCCGAATTAAAAACTGCGAACACTTTACTGAAAGCTATTGACGGAAAAACCGAGCGAACTTTTGGATACACTTGTAGTAATTATGTTGCCGGAGGAGTTGATTTTACCGATTTGGTAAAAAACATTTTTATGGCAGCGCGTTGCGATGGACCAATTCCGGAAACCATGGATGGTTATGAAATTTGGAAAACACCAAGTTACATGTCTGCAGATCCGGATATTAAAGATTTGATATCTCTGGTTGAGAAAGCAAAAAATATGGGAACAATTGTAGTATTCATGTTTCACAGTGTTGGCGGTGGTTATTTAAATACTGCAGCAGATGTACACGAACAACTGCTGCAGTATGTGAGTGATAACCGGGATGATCTTTATAGCGACTCCTTTATCAATGTAATGAAGTACATAAAAGAAAACCGGTAA
- a CDS encoding FecR domain-containing protein has translation MNSRQENITRIPEIILKKLKRKATDEELHLLNEWLSMSEKNRTLYKKLVQRENLVLIKKQYQKINNEAAWEEILRKIELKKKTPVRKLYSKAIKYAAILALPIMVASFFLYRSFNYDDPTSTFIELEMQISELKESSLITDEGEVVSLQLKNNETVVEIDGTEIHKKDSTLLYNARKKKVEEVKYNSLVTPRSKVYSVVLADGTKVWLNASSAIKYPVYFTGKTRKVFLIGEAYFEVKRDTTHPFIVSTNKMEVEVLGTSFNVMAYPEDKVAETTLVSGKVNVKTDANELILEPGMTAQLNKTNNLLNQTKTDTELITSWRFGKYIFKYENLESVMAKLSRWYNVDVSFVNAEKKNIHFSGTLHKYNDINETLHIIELATDVSFENSENFISVN, from the coding sequence ATGAATAGTCGACAAGAAAATATTACCCGGATTCCGGAAATCATTCTGAAAAAATTGAAACGGAAAGCTACAGATGAAGAGTTACATCTGCTTAATGAGTGGCTGTCTATGTCTGAAAAGAATAGGACACTTTATAAAAAGCTGGTGCAAAGGGAAAATCTTGTTCTAATAAAAAAGCAATATCAAAAGATTAATAATGAAGCAGCCTGGGAAGAAATACTAAGGAAAATTGAACTTAAGAAAAAGACACCTGTAAGAAAGCTTTATAGTAAGGCAATAAAATACGCGGCTATTTTGGCACTGCCAATAATGGTCGCGTCTTTCTTTTTATATCGCAGCTTTAATTACGATGATCCGACAAGCACATTTATTGAGCTCGAAATGCAAATATCAGAGTTAAAGGAATCATCGCTTATTACAGATGAAGGAGAAGTTGTGAGTCTGCAATTAAAAAACAATGAAACAGTTGTTGAAATTGATGGAACCGAAATTCATAAAAAAGATTCAACCTTATTATACAACGCGAGAAAGAAAAAAGTAGAAGAAGTTAAATACAACAGTTTGGTCACCCCTCGAAGCAAGGTATATAGTGTTGTTCTGGCCGACGGTACAAAAGTATGGCTTAACGCTTCTTCAGCAATTAAATACCCGGTTTATTTTACAGGTAAAACCAGGAAAGTATTTCTTATTGGCGAAGCTTATTTTGAAGTGAAACGCGATACTACACACCCGTTTATTGTTTCTACCAACAAAATGGAAGTTGAAGTATTGGGCACCTCATTCAACGTAATGGCCTATCCCGAGGATAAAGTAGCAGAAACTACTTTGGTTAGTGGAAAGGTAAATGTGAAAACCGATGCTAACGAACTAATCCTGGAGCCAGGAATGACGGCTCAACTCAATAAAACTAACAATCTGCTAAATCAAACAAAAACTGACACAGAACTAATTACATCGTGGAGGTTTGGCAAGTACATTTTTAAGTACGAGAATTTGGAAAGTGTAATGGCAAAACTCTCAAGATGGTATAATGTAGATGTATCGTTTGTAAATGCTGAGAAGAAGAATATTCACTTTTCGGGCACTTTACACAAATACAACGACATTAACGAAACCTTGCACATTATTGAATTGGCAACTGATGTAAGTTTTGAGAATTCTGAGAATTTTATTTCGGTTAATTAA
- a CDS encoding SusD/RagB family nutrient-binding outer membrane lipoprotein, with the protein MKRIHIKYIFALAILTSFFGCQDLVDDINDNPNQLTVDAVDAGLFLKGAEIQNMMIQLGTFDRVASYYSGQLIGYEQIEQEFYSYIFTDRSFDWDGYQSVLTPLRDIRERKEGNYLYMGVTKVIEAHLIGTYASLFGDIPYSEALNGIDNPVFDNQKAVFSSLQSLLSEAISDLENVTAGDVVTGDYIFNGDKDKWIESAYTLKARYYMITKEYSEAYSAATNGISSVANSMMFIPYDGVVDPGSKNTLYARLSTGGYRVGVVPDDTHPSYLLELLGLRANSKTNEEARTQYYTIDHDNADGNTGIAAQFEPQPLVSYQENLLILAEAGARSQSLATGLGHLNTLRSVLSTGALFNESVESMEMVYDPYVADDFEAGGIENEDGSLSADRALLREIVEERYLTGFMTFMPYDDTRRLQKDDSDIAVPFGLNTPTQTANVERLIYPSDELESNTSSPAEPGAYAPTEVNR; encoded by the coding sequence ATGAAAAGAATACATATAAAATACATATTTGCGTTAGCAATTCTTACTTCATTTTTTGGGTGTCAGGATCTGGTAGATGATATAAATGACAATCCAAATCAGTTAACTGTTGATGCGGTGGATGCCGGTCTTTTCTTAAAGGGAGCGGAAATTCAAAACATGATGATTCAATTGGGGACATTCGACCGTGTTGCTAGTTATTATTCTGGTCAACTTATTGGTTACGAGCAGATTGAACAAGAGTTTTATAGCTATATTTTTACCGATCGTTCATTTGATTGGGATGGTTACCAAAGCGTACTTACACCTCTTCGTGATATTCGCGAGAGAAAAGAAGGAAACTACCTTTATATGGGAGTTACCAAAGTTATTGAAGCTCATCTTATCGGAACTTACGCTTCTTTATTTGGCGATATTCCATATTCTGAAGCACTAAACGGTATCGACAATCCTGTATTCGATAACCAAAAGGCAGTGTTTAGCTCGCTGCAATCTTTGTTATCTGAAGCAATCAGCGATTTGGAGAATGTTACTGCAGGCGATGTTGTTACCGGTGATTATATTTTTAACGGCGACAAAGATAAATGGATCGAATCGGCCTATACATTAAAAGCCCGCTATTATATGATTACTAAAGAATATAGCGAAGCCTATAGCGCTGCGACGAATGGAATTTCTTCTGTTGCCAATAGCATGATGTTTATTCCCTATGATGGAGTTGTAGATCCGGGATCAAAAAATACGCTCTACGCACGTTTGTCAACAGGAGGTTACCGTGTAGGAGTAGTTCCTGATGATACGCATCCGAGTTATTTGCTCGAACTTCTTGGTTTGCGTGCAAACTCAAAAACCAATGAAGAAGCAAGAACACAGTATTATACTATCGATCATGACAATGCCGATGGAAATACAGGTATTGCGGCACAATTCGAACCTCAGCCACTTGTTTCGTACCAGGAGAATTTATTAATTCTTGCTGAAGCAGGAGCAAGGTCTCAGAGTCTTGCCACTGGTTTGGGGCATTTAAATACTTTAAGAAGCGTGTTAAGCACCGGAGCTTTATTTAACGAAAGTGTTGAGTCGATGGAAATGGTTTATGATCCTTATGTGGCAGACGATTTTGAAGCTGGTGGAATCGAAAATGAAGACGGAAGTTTATCGGCTGACAGAGCGTTATTGAGGGAAATTGTGGAAGAAAGATACCTGACCGGATTTATGACTTTTATGCCATACGACGATACCCGACGTTTACAAAAAGACGACTCGGATATTGCTGTTCCTTTTGGTTTGAATACGCCTACACAAACAGCTAATGTTGAGCGCCTGATCTATCCAAGTGACGAATTAGAATCAAATACCTCTTCACCGGCTGAGCCGGGAGCCTATGCTCCAACAGAGGTAAATAGATAG
- a CDS encoding SusC/RagA family TonB-linked outer membrane protein — MKLILILILAFQLSLSAKSQSGFSLNMKEASLEEVLEIIKAQSDYEFFFSNEEVLGVKSINVNLENASIEEVLDKCLNDTGLGYEVVDQVIVIKPEKKELEKTPEASPEPQKNEVTGQVTGDEDGMGIPGVTILIKGTAIGVTTDFDGNYTLQVPDANAVLIFSSVGFEAQEITVGSQSVINVSMKSSLTEIDEVIVTALGTTVRIDQTATTNSVVQARDMAKSGESGVINALSGKASGVQIRRSNGDPGAGSSIQIRGANTIYGDSQPLIIVDGTPLSNDNIAYGAELSQQSRLDDINANDIASVQILKGASAAAVWGSRAANGVVIITTKSGRLNQKPNVQYSYTKSYDMISVKMPLQSTYGQGRGGVWSSSYAESWGDKIADRSGAADEVNTSGAYFVGDITGTSYYPVTAKNSTEVFTDSNYDKIFQTGGFDQHNVSVSGGGKTTSYYFGFERLDQEGIIRNYTLERNNARINTQTKIYDWLKFSNKFSYTSVKSNRIQQAGDNTNGAVLGLYRNAPDFDITDYKGQYVDASGEVFERQRSYRRHLGENINPTYNNPLWAINEQKMPNKVEHFVVSPELEINPTEWIKFILRGGLDFYNDNRTEFFPVGSAGGSRAVGRMEQQDITSKEINADAIAIIDRDLTEDISLTATLGVNYNDRYRTIDVTAVSPFAVTSSLQSTALSGGAPEATSWDKTISHIRSNRGYGVLAFSLFDQLFITTSGTVEAASTIKGNFFYPSADVAWQFTDLIESELLSFGKIRASWGKVGIQPAPYKFQTLATAGLSSFGGAYAFDSEKGSEDLAPEIKKEWEVGTNLRFLQDRISLDFTYYQNETSGILFAVKTNPSSGYTYNYKNAATMSNKGIEIDLGGRIIDKKDLQVTLNTNFNRNRNNVDDIAGAETVDTGGTSKIVKGYPVSSFYLPGTLRDENDEMILDANGFPQLDSDNRVLGDPNPDWRGGLGFDVNYKNFDLSVLFEHSHGGDYINRTNIVLYGFGKHEDVSQEVTLTEDLVNHSGEVIPAGSTVRGNIEDFGVGNVLLDETWYRQSIGGGLGFSKANDLFLDDASWTKLRNVTLGYTFNKVNITQKFAIKSLRVSVTGRDLFLWSKVRDVDPETNNYGVSIVSGMNYFNNPGTRSVLFNLQLNL, encoded by the coding sequence ATGAAGCTAATTCTGATTCTAATTCTCGCATTCCAACTCTCCCTTTCTGCAAAGTCTCAGTCAGGTTTTAGCCTGAATATGAAAGAAGCAAGTTTGGAAGAAGTTCTTGAGATCATTAAGGCTCAAAGTGATTATGAGTTCTTTTTCTCTAATGAAGAAGTACTTGGAGTAAAAAGTATTAACGTAAACCTCGAAAATGCTTCAATTGAAGAAGTATTGGACAAATGCCTGAATGATACAGGACTGGGTTATGAAGTTGTTGATCAGGTAATAGTAATAAAGCCGGAAAAAAAGGAGTTGGAGAAGACCCCGGAAGCTTCTCCGGAACCACAAAAAAATGAGGTAACCGGGCAGGTTACAGGCGATGAAGATGGTATGGGAATTCCGGGTGTAACCATTTTGATAAAAGGAACTGCCATAGGGGTTACTACCGATTTTGATGGTAATTATACCTTGCAGGTTCCTGATGCAAATGCCGTTCTTATTTTTTCTTCGGTTGGTTTCGAGGCTCAGGAAATTACGGTTGGTAGCCAATCGGTTATCAATGTCAGCATGAAATCGTCGCTTACCGAAATTGATGAAGTAATTGTTACCGCACTTGGAACAACGGTTCGGATCGACCAAACGGCAACAACTAATTCGGTAGTGCAAGCCAGAGACATGGCAAAATCTGGAGAGTCTGGTGTTATCAACGCACTTTCCGGTAAAGCTTCCGGTGTTCAGATTCGCCGAAGTAATGGTGACCCGGGCGCAGGTTCGTCAATTCAAATCAGGGGAGCTAACACGATTTACGGAGATAGCCAGCCACTGATTATTGTAGATGGAACGCCACTTAGTAATGACAACATCGCTTACGGTGCTGAATTGAGTCAGCAGTCGCGTTTAGATGATATAAATGCAAACGATATTGCTTCGGTGCAAATATTAAAAGGAGCCTCGGCCGCAGCCGTTTGGGGATCGAGAGCTGCCAACGGTGTTGTTATAATTACGACCAAAAGTGGTAGGTTGAACCAAAAACCAAATGTACAATATTCGTATACCAAGTCTTACGATATGATAAGTGTAAAAATGCCGCTACAAAGCACTTATGGTCAGGGACGTGGAGGTGTTTGGTCAAGCAGTTACGCCGAATCGTGGGGTGATAAAATTGCCGATCGTTCAGGCGCAGCTGATGAAGTAAATACCAGTGGAGCCTATTTTGTTGGTGATATTACCGGAACATCGTACTATCCTGTTACTGCAAAAAATTCTACAGAAGTTTTTACCGACAGCAACTACGATAAGATTTTCCAAACCGGAGGATTCGACCAACACAATGTTTCCGTGAGCGGTGGAGGAAAAACTACTTCGTATTACTTTGGTTTCGAAAGGCTTGATCAGGAAGGTATTATTAGAAACTATACATTGGAACGTAACAACGCCCGAATTAATACACAAACCAAAATCTATGATTGGTTAAAGTTCAGTAACAAATTCAGTTACACCTCTGTTAAATCGAACAGGATTCAGCAGGCCGGTGATAATACAAACGGTGCTGTTTTGGGATTGTATCGTAACGCTCCCGACTTTGATATTACCGATTACAAAGGTCAATATGTTGATGCAAGTGGCGAGGTATTCGAACGTCAGCGTTCATACAGAAGACACTTGGGAGAAAATATTAACCCAACCTACAATAACCCGTTATGGGCGATTAATGAACAAAAGATGCCAAATAAAGTTGAGCACTTTGTAGTTTCTCCCGAATTGGAGATAAATCCGACAGAATGGATTAAGTTTATTCTGCGTGGAGGACTTGATTTCTATAACGACAACAGGACCGAATTTTTCCCTGTAGGTTCTGCCGGAGGTAGCAGAGCTGTTGGGCGTATGGAACAACAGGATATTACCAGCAAAGAAATAAATGCTGATGCAATTGCCATAATCGACCGCGATTTAACCGAAGATATCAGCTTAACAGCAACTCTTGGTGTAAACTACAACGACAGGTATCGTACCATCGATGTAACTGCAGTTTCTCCATTTGCAGTTACCTCCAGTCTTCAGTCAACAGCACTGTCTGGTGGCGCTCCTGAAGCAACTTCATGGGATAAAACGATCAGCCACATTCGCTCTAACAGAGGATATGGCGTTCTTGCATTTAGTTTGTTCGACCAACTGTTTATAACAACTTCGGGTACTGTAGAGGCTGCCTCAACTATTAAAGGAAATTTCTTCTATCCTTCTGCAGATGTGGCCTGGCAGTTTACCGATTTGATTGAATCGGAGTTATTGAGCTTTGGTAAAATCAGGGCTTCGTGGGGTAAAGTGGGTATTCAGCCTGCTCCTTATAAATTCCAAACCCTGGCAACAGCAGGATTATCCAGTTTTGGAGGTGCTTATGCATTCGATAGCGAAAAGGGCAGCGAAGATCTTGCTCCTGAAATTAAAAAGGAATGGGAAGTCGGTACCAACCTGCGTTTCTTGCAAGACCGAATTTCGTTGGATTTTACTTACTATCAGAACGAGACTTCCGGAATTCTTTTTGCCGTAAAAACTAACCCAAGTTCAGGTTATACCTATAATTATAAGAATGCTGCAACAATGTCGAACAAAGGTATTGAGATTGATTTGGGCGGCAGAATTATCGACAAAAAAGATTTACAGGTTACGTTAAATACCAATTTCAATCGAAACCGCAACAATGTTGATGATATAGCCGGTGCCGAAACTGTGGATACCGGAGGTACTTCAAAAATTGTAAAAGGATATCCGGTAAGCTCATTTTACCTGCCTGGAACGCTTCGCGATGAAAATGACGAAATGATTCTGGATGCCAACGGATTTCCGCAATTAGATTCCGACAACCGGGTATTGGGCGATCCTAATCCTGACTGGAGAGGTGGATTAGGTTTTGATGTGAATTATAAAAATTTCGATTTAAGTGTATTGTTTGAGCATTCACATGGTGGCGATTACATCAACAGAACCAACATTGTATTGTACGGTTTCGGAAAACACGAAGATGTGTCCCAAGAGGTTACTTTAACTGAAGATCTTGTAAACCACAGCGGAGAGGTTATTCCGGCCGGATCAACAGTACGTGGTAATATTGAAGACTTTGGAGTCGGAAATGTATTACTCGACGAAACCTGGTATCGCCAATCAATTGGTGGTGGTTTAGGTTTTAGCAAAGCAAACGACTTATTCCTCGACGATGCAAGCTGGACAAAACTTCGTAATGTTACTTTAGGATATACCTTTAATAAGGTAAACATTACTCAGAAATTTGCAATTAAGTCGTTAAGAGTTTCAGTAACAGGTAGAGATTTATTCTTGTGGTCAAAAGTTAGAGACGTTGATCCTGAGACGAATAACTATGGTGTGAGTATCGTGTCGGGAATGAACTACTTTAACAACCCGGGTACCCGTTCAGTATTGTTTAACCTGCAATTGAATTTATAG
- a CDS encoding TlpA disulfide reductase family protein, translating into MSKKLLILLLALFNTTVFAQEKKEIDFTSFDITKVGDKVPDFSFKTIDGQSYKMSELEGKTVLLVFFATWCGPCMKELPQIETEIWEKYKSDDFMVVALGRDHSMEEIVEFNAKKGFTFPIGPDPEHKIYGQFFKKYIPRNVLVNKKGQIIYQKQGYREADAQKLKELIEQQAI; encoded by the coding sequence ATGTCTAAAAAATTACTCATTTTGCTATTAGCACTATTTAATACAACTGTATTTGCTCAGGAAAAAAAAGAAATTGATTTTACATCTTTCGATATAACTAAAGTTGGCGATAAAGTTCCGGATTTTTCATTCAAAACAATTGATGGCCAGAGCTATAAAATGTCGGAACTTGAAGGAAAAACTGTGCTGCTGGTTTTCTTTGCTACCTGGTGCGGACCATGTATGAAAGAATTACCCCAAATTGAAACTGAAATTTGGGAGAAATACAAATCGGACGATTTTATGGTTGTAGCTCTTGGAAGAGATCATTCGATGGAAGAGATAGTGGAATTTAATGCCAAAAAAGGTTTCACATTTCCCATTGGCCCCGATCCGGAACACAAAATCTATGGGCAGTTCTTCAAAAAATATATTCCGCGAAATGTATTAGTAAATAAGAAAGGGCAAATTATTTATCAGAAACAGGGATATCGCGAAGCGGATGCACAGAAACTTAAAGAATTAATAGAACAACAAGCTATTTAA
- a CDS encoding RNA polymerase sigma-70 factor: MEEFEAILRLQKGDRDAFKCVFDTYYKSICLFIGKYISDPDQVEDIAQDVFVSIWEKKRPFENTQAFKSYLYQTAKNKSLNLLEHENVKKGYQEKVILTQKSSEDFFDLNFVENETQRLIHQSLEKLTPRAREILLMQLDGLKNDEIAEKLKISVYTVKNHKAVAYKYLKENLRIADILILIVAYICHNR; encoded by the coding sequence ATGGAAGAGTTTGAAGCAATATTACGCCTGCAAAAAGGTGACAGGGATGCTTTTAAATGTGTATTCGACACATACTATAAAAGTATTTGCCTTTTCATAGGAAAATATATTTCCGATCCGGATCAGGTAGAAGATATTGCACAAGATGTTTTTGTTAGCATCTGGGAGAAAAAACGTCCGTTCGAAAATACTCAAGCTTTTAAATCATACCTGTATCAAACAGCAAAAAATAAGTCGCTTAATCTGTTGGAGCATGAAAATGTTAAAAAGGGATACCAGGAGAAGGTCATTTTGACGCAGAAATCAAGCGAAGACTTTTTTGATTTGAACTTTGTGGAAAATGAGACGCAACGTCTTATACATCAATCGCTGGAAAAACTAACTCCACGGGCACGTGAAATTCTTCTTATGCAATTAGACGGATTAAAGAACGACGAGATTGCAGAAAAATTGAAAATTTCCGTTTATACCGTAAAAAATCACAAGGCAGTCGCATATAAATATTTGAAAGAAAATCTCAGAATTGCAGACATATTGATACTAATTGTGGCCTATATCTGTCATAATAGGTAG